The genomic segment NNNNNNNNNNNNNNNNNNNNNNNNNNNNNNNNNNNNNNNNNNNNNNNNNNNNNNNNNNNNNNNNNNNNNNNNNNNNNNNNNNNNNNNNNNNNNNNNNNNNNNNNNNNNNNNNNNNNNNNNNNNNNNNNNNNNNNNNNNNNNNNNNNNNNNNNNNNNNNNNNNNNNNNNNNNNNNNNNNNNNNNNNNNNNNNNNNNNNNNNNNNNNNNNNNNNNNNNNNNNNNNNNNNNNNNNNNNNNNNNNNNNNNNNNNNNNNNNNNNNNNNNNNNNNNNNNNNNNNNNNNNNNNNNNNNNNNNNNNNNNNNNNNNNNNNNNNNNNNNNNNNNNNNNNNNNNNNNNNNNNNNNNNNNNNNNNNNNNNNNNNNNNNNNNNNNNNNNNNNNNNNNNNNNNNNNNNNNNNNNNNNNNNNNNNNNNNNNNNNNNNNNNNNNNNNNNNNNNNNNNNNNNNNNNNNNNNNNNNNNNNNNNNNNNNNNNNNNNNNNNNNNNNNNNNNNNNNNNNNNNNNNNNNNNNNNNNNNNNNNNNNNNNNNNNNNNNNNNNNNNNNNNNNNNNNNNNNNNNNNNNNNNNNNNNNNNNNNNNNNNNNNNNNNNNNNNNNNNNNNNNNNNNNNNNNNNNNNNNNNNNNNNNNNNNNNNNNNNNNNNNNNNNNNNNNNNNNNNNNNNNNNNNNNNNNNNNNNNNNNNNNNNNNNNNNNNNNNNNNNNNNNNNNNNNNNNNNNNNNNNNNNNNNNNNNNNNNNNNNNNNNNNNNNNNNNNNNNNNNNNNNNNNNNNNNNNNNNNNNNNNNNNNNNNNNNNNNNNNNNNNNNNNNNNNNNNNNNNNNNNNNNNNNNNNNNNNNNNNNNNNNNNNNNNNNNNNNNNGGAAACCGGGAGTGTAGAGGGAGATAACCGATCGGGGGAATTAAAATTGACAATTCGGTTTCGGGGCAATTCGGTTCGGTGCCTGATTTCCGATCGGTTTTACTAAACCGAAGTATAAATACCTAAACTCATTAACCCTAATCATTTGTCTCTCTCACGCGGCTGCTCCCTTGGTTCTCTCTCGAAGGCGATTCATCGAGCAACCAAAACTCGATCTCacgtttatcttcttcttctgttcttctCCGTCTTGTAACATCAAAAGTTCTTATTCTGTTGttctccttcatcttcatcgtcttaCATCGAATCGTGGTTGAGAAATCATCTGTTGGTTAACCCTAATTTCGAAAATTCGAAAAGgtaacctcttcttcttctaatctttcttgtttatgtaTTTAACTTGGATTTGTGTTCATTTCTTCGAGTAGTTTAACCCCAAATCGTCGAGTAGTTTAACCCCAATTTTTTTGAAACCgatttattttcctaaatttCTTCTAGTTTCGTCTTCTGGGTTgttagttttgaatttgaaagatGAAATTAACAACAAACTAGGGTTTCTGTTAAacgcttgttttgttttgctttagtTAGAGATGGGTTATTTGTTTTGAACTTCTTTAATGGTTAACTTGTGATGTTTTGTAGATGGATGCTGATGGTCACGAGGCTAACATGGAGGAGGAAGCTGGATGCTGATGAGCAAAGTCTCAATTTTTTTGGCTAGTTCGGTTTAGAAAAACCGAAATCTATTGTATCTCGGTTTAATTCGGATTGACATTTTATTCAGAAAACCGAACCGATTACCCCGACTACCGTTTAACCCGACCCGAAACTTTGTTCGGAATCATTCGGATCAGTTTTCAGATTACCGATTAAACCCGTAAACCGAATAAGCCGTTCCGAACAAACCGAAATTTCCGAAAACCCAGGGCTAGTTTAAATAGCAGATGAATGTGAAGGACACAACACATGTAATCAAGCTCAGAGCGAATCAATAGAAAAAGTGAACACAAAAATCCAGTTCGTTGTTTTTCATAATTCTAAGTCGATTTGTACCGGAAGTCTGCCCAGATCTCATTTTACAAACTTattcttctaattgttgtttctaGCCCCAACAGTGTCTCATAAAATATTGAcgttatatataataatatatagtcaaaatttgaaaacaagttaattagaaaatgggatacataaaataatttggATTGCACATATTCAAAGTGGAGTGGAGGTGAAGTGGGCGGTGAGCTAGCAAGTGTTTGTCACATTTTGTCATGTAGTGAAGACAAAtctcaataaataataataccatCTTTACTCTTAAGTTAATAGGTtgtaattaaaatctaattaggGAACCCTTAAACTATGGAGTCACGAACTCTTTCCAACACTTTTTCACGACCTTATTGCCGGCCAATTACATTGAATCCTTTATGATTTGATTAGCACAATCATATTGGTTTCGTGAAGTGCATCACATTATTATACTATAAATGACCTTAACTAGCTATAGTCTCActaattaaatgttttattgattAAACAACGTTTTAAAACCGTACTTGTCGCGAAAGTACTCACAATCAaatttatactccctccgtttcaaaatataggatgttttaagcaaaacacgcagattaagaagtctttacttttaacaagttcaaccaatcagaaacaatactgcataatataaaatactaaactaatctaaaagttgcattgaaatttgaaagcatcctatattataaaacaacaaatttctccaaaacatcttatattttgaaacggagggaataaaatatttgagaaCCAGTTCACTGCTATGACCAAAGGTGTAGACATGGGTCGTAATGGTTCGTctaaataattataaactttataCAAATGAATTTAATATAGGTATCACTGTTTTGTATTGTGGAAAATTTAGACAAACTACACATATTCCCATGAAATaatgaattatttatttacatttggTGTCATAAACCCGGAGCCTCAACCGGAAAGATTCAGGttcaatataaaatatgctATATAGTACATCCCTCCCTGTGAGTTGTGTGAAATATTTCCATGTCTTTGcaaatgtaaataaaaagagCTAACGACTAAAGTTAAATGAGATACAAATGCCTCGTTTGACTCCGTATTTTAAGGGACTACACAGCCAATCAAATTTAATACTAAggttagaaaaaaatcaaaaactttttggAGATAGTAATAATCGTAGTCATAGGCTCATACTCATACATAGCACATAGAGTTAGGGTAAAAAAGCTTTTCAGTTTTACCAGGAAATCTGGAACCATTGGTCTATTATAATACACACATCACTGTTTTGGAACACGCATGAAATTGACTTTTTTACAATCACTATTTTTGATAATTACATATTAACAAGGCAATTGTTTGTTTAACGAAAGTTATAAGTAatttatctcttgttttgtgTAACTTGTCGACAACCCCTAAAACAAGTTTTTGACCCTGACTTGAGAAAAGGCAAAGAAGAACATATAAAGCAATTGGACGTTGACTGTTATGTCTATTCTcatgttatctattttttataaatgatatgatagtttgtttttctttttcccttgtcgagaaaataaagtttattttcttcatcGTTCATATAagcttcaatatatatatattagtacaCTAGGGAGATATGTACTACCGTGTGTGGGAAACCAATTTATGTATACAATCTAAACTTATACTCTTTGTAGTTTTATACGTGAAAACTTATATGCCATGCACATTGGTAAAACACAAGTTAATAGTGTAGCATTCCAATTATAACAAGACGTTAAAGATGGTTTAACTCCATAAATTTCCTAATAATTAAGCCGTCGTTTTAACAGCggagaagcaaaacaaaaaacatgttgAACCACTGATTTCGTGGGGACATGAGgatttacataaaaattgaCATATTTATATAACATTGAGATTTTcaatatgtatatgtgtgtggGTTTCTAATTTCGCAacttggaaagaagaagagaaagcctTATTGCAGTATACGAGCAGGAGGACATGTCATTTTCTGGAATTAGACAAATCAAGTTCACGTTGTAACTTGCCTTATTTGTCTCCTTCCTATTGTAATCTCTACCACCTACCTGTTCCTCCTCCAAAACACAATCACGACAAAACTATGTACTGTTATCATGAACCTCCTTTTCTTTTGACTCAGAAAATATGTTATTTcagtaaaaagatatatagtattatgaaaaaacatatattatcaGTCGCAAACTCCATTCAAATATCATCCTGATGATAACCATGTGGGGTTATTAAGGCTAGTGGTGCCTCTTACAAGATAGAACCCTCCAAACATTGCATTTCTTGAGACCACTAGTTCCATTTTGTCGGAGTTCAGATCACATGCCTGCCGGGATCTGCGAGTAAAAAATGAACACCGACGATCTTTTTAACTCGTAGTTCATAATAGTTTAGGCCCAATGGGCTTTATTTTGGGCTTTGAATTTTGAAGCATTCGGCTTCCCTGGTTTAAAAGCTAAACCAAACTCTTTTCCAGAATCTTTTGCACAGTTTAATTGCGTTTATGATCCTATTCGAATTcgaattgtttcttcttctttacgcAATACAGTTTGTGAATTGGAAATTTGAATCTATTTCATACTCAATTTTGAAAACCAAGAATACCTCTAAACAGAAAATGTGTTTTGATGAACCGGTTCTAAAccgaagagagaagaaataaacAGAGGAGTATACAACAACTTCACATGATAAATATGATTTGATGAATCAacagttttgaatttgataGGTTCAAATTTCACTTGGGGTGGAAGCCTCTGAGGCTTCATTTTCTGATTTGGGTTTGGATTCGGGTTCAATGCTGCTGGTTCGTCGGTTTCCAACGTTCTCGATGAGCCTAACCAAATCAGACATCTTCGGCCTCTGGTCTGCTGCTTTCACAACACATGACATTGCAATCTGCAACATCTCAACCATCTCTTCCTCTATGTTTGCATACCTCAGAAGCTCGATGTCGAATACTTCTGCTGTCCATTCCTCTCTCACTACCGAATGTACCCATCGAACCAAGTGGATAATCTCGTCCCCTACAGTTTCCATTTCCCAAAAATGATTAGAACTGAATACATATTGTAACCGTTGAAAATGTTTCAGTCTCCTCGGGGTTATATAACTTTACCTGCGGTTGTGTGAATGGGCGATTTTCCGGTAAGTAGTTCAAGCAGCACGACGCCGAAGCTGTAGACATCTGACAACTGAGAAGACTTTCTTGTGTCGGTTACTTCTGGTGCACGGTAACCAGCTTGTCTAGAGATAGGTGGAGCTAAAGGGCTCATCACAGCTGTTAATCCAAGATCTGAGACACAGCCACTACGCTCTGAATTCAAGAATATATTTGAAGATTTGATGTTCCCATGGACGAGTTTCCCATTGTTTTCTTTGTGGATACGAGCAATCCCTTTAGCTGAACCAATCGCAATTCTCATTCTTGTTTCCCAGTCTAGTGGAATCCTGTTTTCTCCTCTGTTACCTGTAAAGATCCAGTCGAATCAACAACGAGCCTAAAACCACATCTTGTAGCTACGATGATGCCATTagatcaagaaaaagaaaaaaaacataccatGAAGCAAAGAAGCAACACTTCCTTGGCTGAAATAGTCATAAACCATCAGCTTCTCGTCTTTGGAATAATAGTAAGCCTTAAGCTCCACAACGTTCTCATGCTTAATACCTCCAATAATCTCCATCTGCTGCTCGAAATCTCGTTTCCCAGCGGCAACATCCTTAAGCCGTTTCACAGCAACAGAAGTAGCATCTTCAAGAACAGCTTTATACGTTGTCCCAAACGTGCCTTTACCAAGAACCTCCGCAGAAGCTCTCAACAGATCCTCAAGATCAAACGAGTAATTACATCCTTCAAAGAAAGATAACCTGTTGTTCACATCTTCCATCCTCGAAACGAATTTCTCAGGAGACATCCCtcctttcttcttattcttctgcAGCTTAGTATCCGAAACAATCCCATCACCTCGTCTTAAGTTCCTTCTCACGTAACAAACAGCCAACACAAATGCCAAAGCCGCAACTACAACAATGGAAGCAGCTATAACGATCAATAGAAACACAGTCTCGGATAGTCCCAAGAAGTGATCTTTCTGTTTCTGATGAGTCTGCTCGGCAAGTGGAGGCGGCGGCTGAAAGATGGAGAGGTCACCAGGAGGTATAATACCGATGCCTTcataagaagaagacgagaatcTTCGAAGCCAACTAGGTATAGGTCCATTGAGGTTATAATTGTTGGACAAGTCAACGTGTTGGAGAGTAGTGACCACACTAAGATCAGGTATATCACCAGAAAGCGAGTTGTTAGCAAGATTCAACGACTGTAAACGGTTGAGACGAGACAAGGAACTCGGGATTGTTCCATTAAACCCGTTGTTGGAAAGATTCACACTAGAGAGATTCTTCCAAACAGAGAAATCTAAAGGCAGAGAGCCAGACAAGGTGTTGTCTTGTAGATAAAGAAAGGCCAAGTCTTTCAACTCGACGAAATCAGATGGGAACTCTCCGGAGATACGATTGGATCTGAGACTGAGGACTCTGAGAGAAGAGAGTCTGCTTATAGTGTTGGAAGGAATCTGACCATTGAGTCCAACCCCTGGTAGTCTAACAGCTATGATCCGAGATCTGTCTTTATTGCAAGTAACTCCGGTCCAGATGTTGCAGACTTGTGATGTCTCGTTCCAGTTAAGTGAGCGTGTGGGACGCATAATGGTAAGAAACTCGAGTAATGCGCGTTTGTCTTCTAATGGATCTGCGTTTGCTCCTCCATAGATAATAAACAAACACAGAGACAGAATCCATAGAGATGAAAAAAAGCTCCAAGCTTCCATTAAAAACGAGCTGTTTCTTTAAAATCTGGAGCtggagaaaaagataaaatcaaaaaaccaatctgattgatgatgatgatagtgatgatgaggatatatataaatggtgaaaaaatttggtaactttaatttaaaataaaaggtaccaaaaaagcaaaaaactgCGGATTACAAAAGTAAAAGGGGAATCTTGAAGTTGTTCTATGCGATGAGACCACAACTGGAACTATTTTAAAATCGAAACAGGAGTGggagacagagaaagagagagactttaaGCTTCGAAAGTGACGAAACTGTAACATTCGAAGCTTtaatttaaactctaaaaaaaaaaaaacctaaaatttctGGGAATTATAAAGTTGACAAAAAAGTGAAACCTTAACTCTATTAACAgactaaaaattattataattggaagctagaaaaaaattgaattggtaacctcgcttttttttttccagatctGAACTTTATTGTCGACTCTTGCGCGCtcagtgtttcttcttctcgagAACTGAATCAGGTTTGCTTGCTGAATAAAGAaatagagaggaagagagacgAACTCATAAATTACTACTAAGTGGTGATAATGTGATGAACGGAGCTACGAACCGCCATTGAAACACTAGTGAAGTTAAgagctttgtgaatttttttatttttatttttttttgtttttaataataattccAAGCAACggatataaatttattttgttctctttttttggcATTAAAGTGGGTTGAAAGTGACGAGGGGAAGAAAGATACTCACTGTGatacgactttttttttttttaattcggtttacAGATTGGTCACCGGTTATTTAATACTGAACCGAGGGACCATTTGCTTTTATGTACCGGAACTTTATTGTGTCATCATATTAAGGTTTTTGAATTTCTtatctatatttgtttatattgaAAATTTGATTAGTCTGAAAGAATGTAGATAAATTGGAACATTAGCTATTTGTAAAACAATAATTGTGAAGCCGGTTTGTTATGAACCGATATAGACATAACCGGATGATAAAGATTTAATTGGTCAACGCTTACAAAAAGAGAATAGTTAATTATGTTAATaaggaagaaaataagaaattatcTAACTTACCAAACAATTTAAGCAAATTacgtttttatttgttttctactTTACTTGTCATAATGAAGCTTACAAAACCCATCAATGCGTATCGACTTCtaccatttttatataattttcttttgcttcttctactCTATCTTTGGGGGCATTAATAGGATGATACTTATAATAAGagtatattcttttaaaaatagtaactaTTTCTTCGGTGTATTAAATATTGGACCGACCCAATTATAGAATTTATGGTGCATCATAATCGACCAATAATTTCAAATCTTTCatgattattgtgatgattttaTACCCATCTTACCACGGTTgattcctctttctcttttcgcTACCTCCAATATTGAGTGGCAATGAGTATCAGGCCATTAACTAAAGCCATTCAATctagaaataattatttttatttagtttttattcttAACATACCCATTTGTCTTTATACTCTGTTTTATTAAGAGTCTTTTGTGGATGTTTCTCTTGTTaagggattttttttgttgttggggGACCTTTATTGTGGTACCTCAGGTCCAGCACCTTCGAATGGGTTTGGAGGGTGTGCTAGGTTAGGCTAATTTGTCTCTGTGGTTGTTGGTTTTTATGTTAGCTCTTGTACATTGATGGATTAATATAAAACTTGgacgacaaaacaaaaaaagactagCTTATGGTTATAGAAATGGTGTTTATTCAAGAATTGTTAACCATGAGAACAAGAAAGCTTTATTTATTAATGAAgatttaaccaaataaaataatacaaatttcaTAGTATAACAATATCTTCATGCACAAGTTAAATCTCGCACAAAACCAGGATCTTATCTAGTCACTTCCTAAAAATGGGTGACCTTTTCAAATCTCAGgtttcctttttaatatttcGGATTCTGATACCGAAGAATCAATCACACACACTGTGATGTTCTTCTATAGACTGActatacataaaaaaacaatagcCAATGAAAAGACACACAGAAGAATCGGTTTTCCAATAACCGGTATCGGTTATTTCAGGTGGATAGGACAAGCGAGAGGTTTAATTTCCCGGTCCATTCTTCACCCGGTTTCAAGGTGATGGGTTTCTCAATAGCTGCTCCATCAACACACAACATGTGTTTATACTCATCATCTCCCAAATCCGTCAGTGCTCTAGCTTTCTTCTCCCATGGATTCCATACCACTGCGCAATAAACCGAGATtctgattttgttaaaaaccgGTTAGAGAAAAAAGGCGGTAAACGTTTTCGATATTTTTGGTCTTACCGACATCAGGTAGACCTTCTTTCCTGATGAGGAATGTGCGTTTTCTTTCATGGTCGAAAACAGCAACCACGTCTTTAGAATTTAGGTACACTCTATCGATCTCAGATTCAAAGGTTAGTGCATCGCCTTGCTCTGTAAAACGTTCTTTCTCGTGCAAGTTATCAAGATAGTCGAGAGTTTCCAGCCCTTCAAGTCTAACTTCACTgataaacaccaaaaaaaagaaagaaagaaagcattAGAACTCTTTAAGGTGTGATCAGtagagagactagagagaggCTAAACTCAGTGTTTTCACCTAATATCGGAAATGGAGAAGTAAGTGTGATAGGCAATGGCAAAGCTAAAAGGCTTTGAATTGATGTTTCTGACTCGTGATATCAGTGTTAGGTTCCCATCTAATGCCAATGAGACTCTCAGGTGAAACTCAAAGCTATAACAAGAGCAATACCAAtcaatatagaaataaaaaaacaatatcacaTCATATCGAGGAATCAAGATAATGCTATTTTGATCAGGTTTGCAGACCTGTGAGGCCAGATCCTCATAGTGTCTTCATCGGATGACTTAAGTACCAAATCGACAAAGGCTTTGCCGGTTGAGTCAAATGAAGGTAAAGCAGGTGGATTGTTTTCCACAAGCCACATCTTGTTTCTTGCAAACCCGTGTTGCTCCAGTGATCCTCGAGTTCCAAACTTTTTTAAGGCAGAAAGTACAAATTTTTAAGCAAAGTGATCAAAACCAAGGTTACTTATGTGAAGGTTTGAGGAGTCTATGTACCTGAGGAAAGCATATAGGGATTCCTCCTCGTACCGGATGGGGAGGCTTCGAG from the Camelina sativa cultivar DH55 chromosome 12, Cs, whole genome shotgun sequence genome contains:
- the LOC104731096 gene encoding probable inactive receptor kinase At4g23740, encoding MEAWSFFSSLWILSLCLFIIYGGANADPLEDKRALLEFLTIMRPTRSLNWNETSQVCNIWTGVTCNKDRSRIIAVRLPGVGLNGQIPSNTISRLSSLRVLSLRSNRISGEFPSDFVELKDLAFLYLQDNTLSGSLPLDFSVWKNLSSVNLSNNGFNGTIPSSLSRLNRLQSLNLANNSLSGDIPDLSVVTTLQHVDLSNNYNLNGPIPSWLRRFSSSSYEGIGIIPPGDLSIFQPPPPLAEQTHQKQKDHFLGLSETVFLLIVIAASIVVVAALAFVLAVCYVRRNLRRGDGIVSDTKLQKNKKKGGMSPEKFVSRMEDVNNRLSFFEGCNYSFDLEDLLRASAEVLGKGTFGTTYKAVLEDATSVAVKRLKDVAAGKRDFEQQMEIIGGIKHENVVELKAYYYSKDEKLMVYDYFSQGSVASLLHGNRGENRIPLDWETRMRIAIGSAKGIARIHKENNGKLVHGNIKSSNIFLNSERSGCVSDLGLTAVMSPLAPPISRQAGYRAPEVTDTRKSSQLSDVYSFGVVLLELLTGKSPIHTTAGDEIIHLVRWVHSVVREEWTAEVFDIELLRYANIEEEMVEMLQIAMSCVVKAADQRPKMSDLVRLIENVGNRRTSSIEPESKPKSENEASEASTPSEI
- the LOC104731097 gene encoding putative glucose-6-phosphate 1-epimerase, whose product is MEPSSGVGAEKRPPIVDLVKDKNGTDQILLQSPKGASVKISLHGGQVLSWKTEKGDELLFTSAKANSKPPHPVRGGIPICFPQFGTRGSLEQHGFARNKMWLVENNPPALPSFDSTGKAFVDLVLKSSDEDTMRIWPHSFEFHLRVSLALDGNLTLISRVRNINSKPFSFAIAYHTYFSISDISEVRLEGLETLDYLDNLHEKERFTEQGDALTFESEIDRVYLNSKDVVAVFDHERKRTFLIRKEGLPDVVVWNPWEKKARALTDLGDDEYKHMLCVDGAAIEKPITLKPGEEWTGKLNLSLVLST